In Ornithinibacter aureus, the genomic stretch GTCCCAGACCTGGCCCAGGCGCTCGAGGCCCTGGTCGGCCCGGCGACGGATGGCGTTCATCTCGCGCTCGGCGGAGTCGCGCACCTTGCGGCGGGCGTCGGCCTTGGCACCCTCGGCCTCCAGGGCCGCGATGTCGGTCTCGAGCTTCTTGGCGCGGGCCTCGATGTCGGCGTCGCGGCGGTTCTCGAGTTCCTTCTTCTCGACCTCGATCTGCGCCTCGAGCGAGGGCAGGTCGGCGTGACGCTGGTCGACGTCGACGCTGGTGATCATGTAGGCGGCGAAGTAGATGACCTTCTCGAGGTCCTTCGGGGCCAGGTCGAGCAGGTAGCCCAGACGGCTGGGGACACCCTTGAAGTACCAGATGTGGGTGACGGGGGCGGCGAGCTCGATGTGGCCCATCCGCTCGCGACGCACCGCGGCACGGGTCACCTCGACGCCACAGCGCTCACAGATGATGCCCTTGAAGCGCACGCGCTTGTACTTGCCGCAAGCGCACTCCCAGTCGCGGGTGGGGCCGAAGATCTTCTCGCAGAAGAGACCGTCCTTCTCCGGCTTGAGGGTGCGGTAGTTGATGGTCTCGGGCTTCTTGACCTCACCGTGGCTCCAGGCGCGGATGTCCTCGGCCGAGGCGAGGCCGATGCGCAGGAGGTCGAAGTCGTTCACGTCAAGCACGTTGTGCTTCCCTACTCTCGTTCGTTCGAACGTTCAGTTCTGGTGTCACCCGGTCACGGGCTGGGTCGGGGCCTCTCGGCCTCGTCTGTCCCCTGGTGGCCGGCGCCGTGCACCGGCCACCTCGGGGTTGCCGAGGGGCGGGGCCCCCGTGGGTCAGACCTCTTCGACGCTGCTCGGCTCGCGCCGGGACAGGTCGATTCCGAGTTCCTCCGCTGCGCGGAAGACGTCCTCTTCGGCCTCGTGCATCTCGATGGTCGTGCCGTCGCTGGACAGCACCTCCACGTTGAGGCAGAGGCTCTGCATCTCCTTGATGAGCACCTTGAAGGACTCGGGGATGCCGGGCTCCGGGATGTTGTCGCCCTTGACGATGGCCTCGTAGACCTTCACGCGACCGTTGACGTCGTCGGACTTGATGGTGAGCAGTTCCTGCAGGGCGTAGGCGGCGCCGTACGCCTCGAGGGCCCAGACCTCCATCTCACCGAAGCGCTGGCCACCGAACTGGGCCTTACCGCCGAGCGGCTGCTGGGTGATCATCGAGTAGGGGCCGGTGCTGCGCGCGTGGATCTTGTCGTCCACGAGGTGGTGCAGCTTGAGGATGTACATGTAGCCGACCGAGACGGGCTCGGGGAAGGGCTCGCCGGAGCGACCGTCGAACAGCCGCGCCTTGCCGCTGCCGTCGATGAGGCGCCCGTCGTCACGGGTCTTGGTCGTCGAGTCCAGCAGACCGATGATCTCGTCCTCGCGGACACCGTCGAACACAGGCGAGGCGACGCGGGTGCCGGCCGGGGCCGAGCGGGCGTCGTCCGGAATGAGGCGGGCCCACTCCGGGTCACCCTCGATCGTCCACCCGCGGCTGGCTGCCCAGCCCAGGTGCAGCTCGAGGATCTGGCCCACGTTCATGCGACCGGGGACACCGAGCGGGTTCAGCACGACGTCGACCGGCGTGCCGTCCTCGAGGAAGGGCATGTCCTCGACCGGGAGGATCTTGGAGATGACGCCCTTGTTGCCGTGGCGGCCGGCCAGCTTGTCACCGTCGGTGATCTTGCGCTTGTTGGCCACGTAGACGCGTACCAGCTGGTTCACGCCCGGGGGCAGCTCGTCGCCTTCGTCCTTGTCGAAGACCTTGACACCGATGACGGTGCCGGTCTCGCCGTGGGGCACCTTCAGGGAGGTGTCGCGCACCTCGCGCGCCTTCTCACCGAAGATCGCACGGAGCAGGCGCTCCTCCGGGGTCAGCTCGGTCTCACCCTTGGGCGTGACCTTGCCGACGAGCAGGTCGCCGTCGCGGACCTCGGCGCCGATGCGGATGATGCCGCGCTCGTCGAGGTCTGCCAGGACCTCCTCAGAGACGTTCGGGATGTCCCGGGTGATCTCCTCGGGGCCGAGCTTGGTGTCGCGCGCGTCGACCTCGTGCTCCTCGATGTGGATCGAGGACAGGACGTCGTCCTGCACGAGGCGCTGGCTGAGGATGATGGCGTCCTCGTAGTTGTGACCCTCCCACGGCATGAACGCCACGAGCAGGTTGCGCCCGAGAGCCATCTCGCCACCGTCGGTCGCGGGACCGTCGGCGATGAGGCCACCGGCCTCGACGCGGTCACCCTCGGAGACGATGACGCGCTGGTTGTAGGAGTTGCCCTGGTTGGACCGGTTGAACTTGTTGATCCGGTAGGTGCGGGTCGTGCCGTCGTCACCGGCGACGGTGACCAGGTCGGCGGACACCTCGGTGATGACACCGGCCTTCTCGGCCACGACGACGTCACCGGAGTCCACCGCTGCGCGGTACTCCATGCCGGTGCCGACGAGCGGGGCCTCGGCCCGCACGAGCGGGACGGCCTGGCGCTGCATGTTCGAGCCCATGAGCGCACGGTTGGCGTCGTCGTGCTCGAGGAACGGGATGAGCGCGGTCGCCGCGGACACCATCTGGCGGGCGGAGACGTCGATGTAGTCGACGTCGACGGCCGGGACGTACTCGACCTCGCCACCCTTGACCCGCACGAGAACGCGCTCGTGGGCGAAGGCGGTGCCGTCCTCGTTGAGGGTGGCGTTGGCCTGGGCGATGACGTGCTCGTCCTCCTCGTCGGCGGACAGGTAGTGCACCTCGTCGGTCAGGCGGCCCTTGGTGACCTTGCGGTACGGGGTCTCGATGAAGCCGAAGGCGTTGATGCGACCGTAGGACGCGAGCGAGCCGATGAGGCCGATGTTCGGGCCTTCCGGGGTCTCGATCGGGCACATGCGGCCGTAGTGCGAGGAGTGGACGTCACGGACCTCCATGCCGGCGCGGTCACGCGAGAGACCACCCGGGCCGAGCGCCGACAGGCGACGCTTGTGCGTCAGGCCGGCGAGCGGGTTGTTCTGGTCCATGAACTGGGAGAGCTGGCTGGTGCCGAAGAACTCCTTGATCGACGCCACGACCGGGCGGATGTTGATCAGGGTCTGGGGCGTGATCGCCTCGACGTCCTGGGTCGTCATCCGCTCGCGCACGACGCGCTCCATCCGGGACAGGCCGGTGCGGACCTGGTTCTGGATGAGCTCGCCGACGTTGCGCAGGCGGCGGTTGCCGAAGTGGTCGATGTCGTCGGTCTCGACGCGGATGTCGACGGCCTCGCCGCGGCGGTGGCCGGGCATGGTCTCCTCGCCGGCGTGCAGCGCGACGATGTACTTGATCGTGGAGACGATGTCCTCGATGGTGAGCGTCGACTGCGACAGCTCGCTCTCCAGGCCCAGCTTCTTGTTGATCTTGTACCGGCCGACCTTGGCCAGGTCGTAGCGCTTGCCGTTGAAGTACAGGTTGTCGAGCAGGGTCTGCGCGGCCTCCTTGGTCGGCGGCTCGCCCGGACGCAGCTTGCGGTAGATGTCCAGGAGCGCGTCGTCCTGACCCGTGGTGTGGTCCTTCTCGAGGGTGAGTCGCATCGACTCGTAGTCGCCGAACTCCTCGAGGATGCGCTCGTTGGTCCAGCCCAGGGCCTTCAGCAGGACGGTGACCGACTGCTTGCGCTTGCGGTCGACTCGAACGCCCACCATGTCGCGCTTGTCGATCTCGAACTCGAGCCAGGCGCCACGGCTCGGGATGACCTTGGTCGTGTAGATGTCCTTGTCGGACGTCTTGTCGGGCGTGCGCTCGAAGTAGACGCCCGGGCTGCGGACGAGCTGCGAGACGACGACGCGCTCGGTGCCGTTGATGATGAAGGTGCCGCGCTCGGTCATGAGCGGGAAGTCGCCCATGAAGACCGTCTGGCTCTTGATCTCACCGGTGGTGTTGTTCATGAACTCCGCGGTGACGAACAGGGGCGCGGAGTAGGTCTGGTCGCGCTCCTTGCAGTCCTCGATCGAGTACTTGACCTCCTCGAAGCGGTGGTCGCGGAAGCTCAG encodes the following:
- the rpoB gene encoding DNA-directed RNA polymerase subunit beta; translation: MAASRTTSKHMNTAMTVTGRLSFGKIREPMEVPDLLALQTESFDWLLGNERWQARVAAAKAQGRTDVPDRSGLEEIFEEISPIEDFSGSMSLSFRDHRFEEVKYSIEDCKERDQTYSAPLFVTAEFMNNTTGEIKSQTVFMGDFPLMTERGTFIINGTERVVVSQLVRSPGVYFERTPDKTSDKDIYTTKVIPSRGAWLEFEIDKRDMVGVRVDRKRKQSVTVLLKALGWTNERILEEFGDYESMRLTLEKDHTTGQDDALLDIYRKLRPGEPPTKEAAQTLLDNLYFNGKRYDLAKVGRYKINKKLGLESELSQSTLTIEDIVSTIKYIVALHAGEETMPGHRRGEAVDIRVETDDIDHFGNRRLRNVGELIQNQVRTGLSRMERVVRERMTTQDVEAITPQTLINIRPVVASIKEFFGTSQLSQFMDQNNPLAGLTHKRRLSALGPGGLSRDRAGMEVRDVHSSHYGRMCPIETPEGPNIGLIGSLASYGRINAFGFIETPYRKVTKGRLTDEVHYLSADEEDEHVIAQANATLNEDGTAFAHERVLVRVKGGEVEYVPAVDVDYIDVSARQMVSAATALIPFLEHDDANRALMGSNMQRQAVPLVRAEAPLVGTGMEYRAAVDSGDVVVAEKAGVITEVSADLVTVAGDDGTTRTYRINKFNRSNQGNSYNQRVIVSEGDRVEAGGLIADGPATDGGEMALGRNLLVAFMPWEGHNYEDAIILSQRLVQDDVLSSIHIEEHEVDARDTKLGPEEITRDIPNVSEEVLADLDERGIIRIGAEVRDGDLLVGKVTPKGETELTPEERLLRAIFGEKAREVRDTSLKVPHGETGTVIGVKVFDKDEGDELPPGVNQLVRVYVANKRKITDGDKLAGRHGNKGVISKILPVEDMPFLEDGTPVDVVLNPLGVPGRMNVGQILELHLGWAASRGWTIEGDPEWARLIPDDARSAPAGTRVASPVFDGVREDEIIGLLDSTTKTRDDGRLIDGSGKARLFDGRSGEPFPEPVSVGYMYILKLHHLVDDKIHARSTGPYSMITQQPLGGKAQFGGQRFGEMEVWALEAYGAAYALQELLTIKSDDVNGRVKVYEAIVKGDNIPEPGIPESFKVLIKEMQSLCLNVEVLSSDGTTIEMHEAEEDVFRAAEELGIDLSRREPSSVEEV